One Drosophila santomea strain STO CAGO 1482 chromosome X, Prin_Dsan_1.1, whole genome shotgun sequence DNA segment encodes these proteins:
- the LOC120455102 gene encoding early endosome antigen 1 isoform X4 — MDMRSWRKVLLQWIGECQFIEPNYISLEQSDIESFYAVYIQKIQETETLTEEGKTALQAQPNEYRPLLQEFLSQNYTEFSAQIDDRGDLLSSDYLYVYTLLLQYSCVKKPSVFFHSICNKLPELTQTCIASFLGETVDKLLTRQYLRQTIANVAAIYRQEASVSVSPSQRSNIQSPDPRVDDAACSSSPSSTSSQPSSSTPQLQKYRERLLLHISASEMPPPPTPKTELLEQRTKELRGLRSQLEMVRYEKTVLEEQQLEKDDLIKVLNREKMMAKIELEKLKNAKLAEEQHDDENYVMPYEYEHMKGTLLKEIGQKEDVIAEISDKLHDLRAEKSGLSERLNATGERLLQYADRIRVLEGRIEDLTRLLSSRDDRISSLELDKQELDQCLQEAREELHNRREVLNSSSDLLNCSMSPNTTPENLASSVIDKQLREKEHENAELKEELQKRNNSQLELCQALSSFLQKHNIAHEFPVEWTSSSLLSSISAIESNFVETVNKSAQIMLDFEIQAAHVKKLLGKCQLLSGSVECQQKELEEAKATIAELMDSALESSREYSIMLRSYDIKVADITSKSNELQLDNERLNEKCTELISMVAIGDEHLADINVKLSEKEQQMKVVGAEIRDLRARNLLLKNTLSEIADKASSEAMHTQNLQHSYRFVRSKYEECRRELIARNSFQDELARMLNVPDWETMNSRISQLIEMQAEHNELHLAHARKEKQLDELSAQHDKLMLTQVKLEKTCIEKEFEIEENILQLQEFEEHNKNLDRFLIRIITLLGGSIDRKSSTSLESVKIEQRFADIEALIEKQLQSADALKEDFNDLQAKNEELVLNTIQGLKNRERIVASLEMKSEKLRDTLTALEKELSSSNEKIAQLQNALSEEHRNSEAVSQRLDQAQQEIEGYHVEALRFLTTISDRLQQDFDGANTPQQLGIRMTQFLEMYDQMEVRYLESSSMVDQLTQSRAQLEQQVAELLEDVASKQVAIQESSSLVEQLTQSKAQLEQQVAELQKEVATQQANNQQSGPMIKQLNDTIQNLESVNAKLSEDNHVSHTARLDMSDSLLKAQNELKRRISRVVHLESSERRINNELSDCKEEMHKLKKELEFSEERFDMMKLLYEKQFDALEVICDKETEEKEDLQINLTATEEMYLKSEEKLKKIVKTYEDEHDRLCQEHDKRCRDVTKRCKELEEQLAEKERYSTQLAEAQVKDKEELLCLKAKLEEDQNLVASLKVNLEKKQGDVDGLKTALDAQTKISDNWRSQTDAAQRDVFLAKERLKKSEREFEVSLATLEDQIETLEDRHTQTEAERATAYERINMLEARCQEKDVTIRTLQGEIERVEHLQHQLQSEMGSHNSLVEQLNRQLAGKASELLDVQNRLETAIAERNQPNEQLAHISELQHRLEAETADRIQAQKKLTELTDRLNEVVQELESTRLEHGAQKLRMEERAREADQNNGELTESLEFYKQRLDTLERLLAACNEELADLNSGRAKLTEATPDLGATYSTADERQSESDQEARSNKLVLDCQILQAKYRDAKDEIQRCEQKIKDQRLEMEGKLDKMKNKMRSLYTAEVTRMKEKQERDASKSAAEMEALTAQNAKYEEHTRKLSNQIVRLNEKILEQQKQHAIISTKLRHLQMQPISETKPSSTTLTVSSSSSSAAANDDWQPFKRPNVPSSNLAMEDEEGEVFNNTYLTDLKLGRVPADMTAEELIYRNSLQPPHLKSTYAAQYDLCSQDEDLKVSVGNSPTSVARFTGSSSSSIHKTTNGTNTTPLKAQQQAAMKAKWARILRRP; from the exons ATGGACATGCGCAGCTGGCGTAAGGTCCTACTCCAGTGG ATTGGCGAGTGCCAGTTTATCGAGCCAAACTACATTAGTTTGGAGCAGTCGGACATAGAGTCCTTCTACGCGGTCTACATTCAAAAGATCCAGGAGACGGAAACGTTGACGGAGGAGGGGAAGACGGCGCTGCAGGCTCAGCCCAATGAATACCGCCCCTTGTTGCAGGAATTCCTCTCAC AAAACTATACCGAGTTCAGTGCCCAAATAGATGACCGCGGAGACCTGCTGTCTTCGGATTACCTGTACGTGTACACGCTGTTGTTGCAGTACTCGTGCGTGAAGAAGCCAAGCGTGTTCTTTCACAGCATCTGCAACAAGCTGCCGGAGCTGACGCAGACTTGCATCGCATCCTTCCTTGGAGAGACAGTAGATAAGCTATTGACGCGACAATATCTACGTCAGACGATCGCCAATGTGGCAGCTATTTACCGACAGGAGGCTTCCGTCTCAGTCAGCCCAAGTCAACGCAGCAACATCCAGAGTCCCGATCCGAGGGTCGATGATGCGGCATGCTCATCCTCGCCCTCATCGACATCGTCACAGCCGTCGAGCAGCACGCCACAGTTGCAAAAATATCGCGAACGGCTTCTCCTACATATTTCTGCCTCCGAAATGCCACCTCCGCCGACCCCGAAAACGGAGCTACTGGAGCAACGAACCAAGGAGCTGCGCGGTCTTCGTTCCCAACTGGAGATGGTGCGCTACGAGAAGACCgtgctggaggagcagcaatTGGAGAAAGACGATCTCATCAAAGTTCTTAACAGAG AGAAAATGATGGCCAAGATTGAACTGGAAAAACTGAAGAATGCAAAACTGGCCGAAGAGCAGCATGATGACGAGAACTACGTCATGCCATATGAGTATGAACAT ATGAAGGGCACTCTCTTAAAGGAAATCGGTCAAAAGGAGGATGTCATCGCCGAGATTAGCGATAAGCTGCATGATTTGCGCGCCGAAAAGTCCGGGCTGTCCGAGAGG CTAAATGCGACGGGAGAAAGATTGTTGCAGTATGCGGACCGCATCCGAGTGCTAGAAGGCCGTATAGAAGACCTGACCCGTTTGCTATCGTCCAGGGACGATAGGATCTCGTCCCTGGAGCTCGATAAACAGGAATTGGATCAGTGTCTTCAGGAAGCACGCGAAGAGTTGCACAACCGACGTGAGGTCTTAAACTCCTCCTCCGATTTGCTTAACTGTTCTATGTCTCCGAACACCACGCCCGAGAATCTGGCCAGTTCTGTGATTGACAAGCAGTTACGCGAGAAGGAGCACGAGAATGCCGAGCTgaaggaggagctgcagaAGCGAAACAATTCCCAGCTGGAGCTCTGCCAGGCCCTGTCAAGTTTCCTGCAGAAGCACAACATCGCTCACGAGTTTCCGGTAGAATGGACGTCGTCGTCCCTATTGTCCAGCATTTCTGCGATCGAGAGTAACTTTGTCGAAACGGTGAACAAGAGTGCGCAAATTATGTTGGACTTCGAAATTCAGGCTGCGCACGTCAAAAAACTACTAGGAAAATGCCAGTTGTTATCTGGGTCCGTGGAGTGCCAGCAAAAGGAGCTAGAGGAGGCCAAGGCCACAATAGCGGAGCTAATGGACTCGGCTTTGGAATCGAGCCGTGAATATAGCATTATGCTGAGGTCTTATGATATAAAAGTAGCCGATATAACATCGAAAAGCAACGAACTGCAGTTGGACAACGAAAGACTTAATGAAAAATGCACTGAGCTTATTTCGATGGTTGCCATCGGGGATGAACATCTGGCCGATATCAATGTGAAACTAAGTGAGAAAGAACAGCAGATGAAAGTTGTGGGCGCTGAAATCCGTGATCTGCGTGCAAGGAATTTATTACTTAAAAATACGCTCAGCGAAATCGCAGATAAAGCATCTAGTGAGGCAATGCATACGCAGAATTTGCAGCACAGCTATCGGTTTGTGAGATCAAAGTATGAAGAGTGCCGAAGAGAACTAATTGCCAGGAACTCTTTCCAAGATGAGTTGGCCAGGATGTTGAATGTGCCAGACTGGGAGACCATGAATAGTCGCATAAGCCAGTTGATCGAGATGCAGGCGGAACATAATGAACTTCACTTAGCCCATGCACGGAAGGAGAAGCAATTGGATGAGCTCAGTGCTCAACACGACAAGCTGATGCTGACCCAAGTGAAGCTTGAGAAAACGTGTATAGAAAAGGAGTTCGAAATAGAAGAGAATATTTTACAGCTACAGGAATTTGAAGAGCATAACAAGAATCTTGATCGTTTTCTTATCCGCATCATTACTCTCTTAGGAGGTAGCATCGACCGGAAATCATCGACCTCTCTGGAATCTGTGAAAATTGAACAGCGATTTGCCGATATTGAAGCGTTAATTGAGAAGCAATTGCAATCTGCTGATGCTCTTAAGGAGGACTTCAATGATCTTCAAGCGAAAAACGAAGAACTCGTTTTGAATACTATCCAAGGATTAAAAAACCGCGAGAGAATCGTCGCTTCTTTAGAGATGAAGTCCGAAAAACTGAGGGACACCCTAACAGCGCTAGAAAAAGaactcagcagcagcaacgaaAAGATAGCCCAGCTGCAAAATGCACTAAGCGAGGAGCATCGCAATTCGGAAGCAGTGTCACAGAGGTTAGACCAAGCGCAGCAGGAAATCGAAGGCTACCATGTGGAAGCCCTTAGGTTTCTGACCACCATTAGCGATCGCCTTCAACAAGATTTCGATGGCGCTAACACTCCCCAACAGCTGGGTATTCGTATGACCCAGTTTTTGGAAATGTATGACCAGATGGAGGTGCGGTACCTGGAGTCCTCGTCGATGGTAGATCAGCTGACACAATCTAGGGCACAACTGGAGCAGCAAGTGGCTGAGCTACTGGAAGATGTGGCTAGTAAGCAGGTTGCTATCCAGGAGTCATCGTCGTTGGTAGAACAGCTTACCCAATCTAAGGCGCAACTGGAGCAGCAAGTGGCAGAGCTACAGAAAGAGGTTGCTACTCAGCAGGCTAATAACCAGCAGTCAGGACCCATGATCAAACAGCTGAACGACACCATCCAAAACCTCGAGAGTGTTAACGCAAAGCTAAGCGAGGACAACCATGTATCGCATACTGCTCGTTTGGATATGAGTGATTCTCTGTTGAAAGCGCAAAATGAGCTTAAACGTCGCATAAGCAGAGTCGTCCATCTGGAGTCCTCGGAAAGACGCATAAACAACGAGTTGTCCGACTGTAAAGAAGAGATGCATAAACTGAAAAAGGAACTCGAGTTTTCTGAAGAGAGATTTGACATGATGAAGCTCTTGTATGAAAAACAGTTTGATGCTCTTGAAGTTATTTGTGACAAAGAGACCGAGGAAAAAGAAGATTTGCAAATAAATCTCACGGCAACTGAAGAGATGTATTTGAAATCGGAAGAAAAGCtcaaaaaaattgtaaagACTTATGAAGATGAGCACGACAGGCTTTGCCAAGAACACGATAAGCGCTGCAGAGATGTTACAAAGCGTTGCAAAGAACTGGAAGAGCAATTGGCTGAGAAGGAACGCTATTCGACCCAACTGGCAGAAGCGCAAGTCAAAGACAAGGAGGAACTGCTATGTCTGAAGGCAAAGCTAGAGGAAGACCAAAACCTTGTAGCTAGCCTGAAAGTGAACCTGGAAAAGAAGCAGGGAGACGTAGATGGTTTAAAGACGGCCCTTGATGCACAAACGAAAATTTCAGATAATTGGCGGAGTCAAACGGATGCTGCACAGCGAGATGTCTTCCTGGCTAAGGAGCGCTTAAAGAAGTCAGAGCGTGAGTTCGAAGTGAGTCTGGCCACCCTTGAAGACCAGATCGAAACATTGGAGGACCGCCACACCCAGACGGAAGCTGAGCGCGCAACTGCCTACGAGCGGATCAATATGTTGGAGGCGCGTTGTCAAGAGAAGGATGTAACAATCCGTACACTGCAAGGGGAAATCGAAAGGGTCGAGCACTTGCAGCATCAGCTACAATCGGAGATGGGTAGCCACAACTCGTTGGTGGAACAACTTAACCGACAGTTGGCAGGAAAAGCTAGTGAGCTTTTGGATGTGCAGAATCGCCTGGAAACTGCAATCGCCGAGCGCAACCAGCCCAATGAACAACTAGCACACATCTCCGAACTGCAGCATCGTTTGGAAGCGGAGACCGCCGATCGTATACAGGCCCAGAAAAAGCTGACTGAGCTCACCGACCGGTTAAACGAAGTGGTCCAGGAGTTGGAGAGCACTCGGCTCGAGCATGGCGCCCAGAAACTCAGGATGGAGGAGAGGGCTCGTGAAGCTGACCAAAACAATGGCGAGTTGACGGAAAGTCTCGAATTCTATAAGCAGCGCCTGGATACGCTTGAACGTCTACTTGCCGCCTGCAACGAAGAGTTGGCCGATCTAAATTCCGGCCGGGCTAAACTGACGGAGGCTACGCCAGATCTTGGCGCCACATATAGCACGGCTGATGAACGCCAAAGCGAGTCGGATCAGGAGGCGCGGAGCAACAAGCTGGTGCTAGACTGCCAGATACTGCAGGCCAAGTATCGCGATGCCAAGGATGAGATACAGCGCTGCGAGCAGAAGATAAAGGACCAGCGTCTGGAGATGGAGGGCAAGCTGGACAAGATGAAAAACAAGATG CGCTCCTTATATACGGCCGAGGTGACGCGCATGAAGGAGAAGCAGGAACGGGATGCGTCCAAGAGCGCAGCGGAGATGGAGGCACTCACCGCTCAG AATGCCAAATACGAAGAGCATACACGCAAGCTGTCCAACCAGATTGTGCGTTTGAACGAGAAGATCCtggagcagcagaagcagcacgCGATCATTAGCACCAAGTTGCGCCACCTGCAAATGCAACCCATTAGCGAAACGAAACCATCCAGCACAACGCTCACCGTTTCGTCCAGTTCGTCGTCGGCGGCGGCGAACGATGACTGGCAGCCCTTCAAGCGGCCCAATGTACCGTCCTCCAATTTGGCTATGGAAGATGAAGAGGGTGAGGTCTTTAACAACACTTATCTCACGGATCTGAAATTGGGCCGTGTTCCGGCAGACATGAC AGCCGAGGAGCTGATTTATCGGAATTCGTTGCAACCGCCGCATCTGAAGAGTACTTATGCTGCGCAGTACGATTTGTGCAGCCAGGACGAAGATCTCAAAGTAAGCGTTGGCAATTCACCGACGTCCGTTGCCAGATTCACTGGCAGTAGTAGCAGCAGCATCCACAAGACCACAAACGGCACAAACACTACACCATTGAAGGCACAACAGCAGGCAGCCATGAAGGCTAAGTGGGCACGCATTTTGCGCCGCCCATAG